The window CTGTCGGATTTTACAATAACACTGAATTGAGTGTTTTCACTAGGTGTATTCGTATCGCCACCCGAATGTGAAGTCTGGTTATGTGAGTGAGCATTATTTCGGTCGACATCACCAACAGCTCCACTAGACATAAGTCTGGCCGCAATAGATTCACCTATCTGTGAACCAAGTTGAAAGATCATGTCACTAAACTGGTTTAATGTGTCATTCCCATCACCGGGAGTGGAGTGACGTGCTTCGCCCCGCAAAAATTGCCCCACGGGAGACTCATCCGGATCTAAATCCGACCCAAAGGCTCCAACCCTCCCAGGCAACACAGGTGAAGCTCCCTCATCCCTCCCAACTGACCCATGTGACAGTAAATGAGCACGTGCTGCACCTCTACCCCGCCCAACAGAGGAGAGAACATTTTCACATATATCACTCAGCTGGAATTTGCTTGCCATATTAGcatataaacagaaaaaaaaaggaaaagcaagaaaaacaaaccaaaacaaaacgtAGACAATAACAAATATTCAGAGTTGCAGGTGTCAGCACAAGCAGTCCGGAGAGAGTCCCATCAAATCAAAGAACAAACAGTCCAGTACCTCAACGTAATTCACAGTCCAAGACGAGCAAAGGATGAATCTTTAAGCACAATACACTGCAACCTGGGTTGGAGATCTGCATCAAGTTGATCTCAAATCACAGAGTCACGGCACCAATGTAGCTGTTGCTGTTCTGAGAGTCTATTGTGCAAGTGGTGTGATATGCCCATGTAGAAAGGACGGCACTGCAACGCTGGACTTGCCCTTACTCTGGGCTCCCTCTTTATTCTGGCAACtggtacaaagaaaacagcacacagtctTCATTAACAATCTGCAAAGCAACTGCAACATTCAGTTCACCAGCTTgggagtttttttcctttttccttttccaaACATAACACTTAACAAATGACTAAGATATATTTATACAACACAACATCAACAAAATCTTTCTTTTAAAAGTTCTAGCTGAAACCAAACTTGTGATCGTATAGTagcaatattatttatttatttttctcctttttcctaaccaacaacaacaataacatataaaaacagcttttctaTTATAAAACAATCATCAttgttcatcattttttttcctatacAACAGCATCAATTAAAACTTATACTTAACAGCGCCTACCtggtacaaagaaaacagcacacagtctTCATTAACAATCTGCAAAGCAACTGCAACATTCAGTTCTGTTAAAAAGAATTAGAACAATCACAATCTCATAGAGAAGCATTAGAGCTGAGTGCAAGTCAAAAAGCACCCGACTAGCTAACGAGTATTAGCTTAGCATGCTAACTAAAAATGCTACTCGTGAATAAAGTTACTACCCATGCATCAAAATGCCTGTAACTTTCGGGATACATGCTAGTACTGCTTACAATCAAAATACATGTTGACAATTACCACTATGAGGGTGTTTTCATTAATACAATTACAAAATTGACAACAGTATCGCTCACTAGCACCTACCACCAGCTTGggagtttttttcctttgctgaGGCATGCGCTGTGCAGCAATTTGGAACCTTAACAGTTGCAGTTGCTGTGTTTGTCCACCAGGTGGCTCCAACTATTCACAAAGCACATCAATTTTGAGGAAATTCATTAAGCTATTTTCTAACTCTGTTACACCAGGCTGTATGGAGGACCACAAGAGCCACGCGCATCGAAATAAAAAGTTCTGTGCTTAATTAATGAATTGTAGAATAAAATCTGTatttgtaaattcatttttgaattCCAATTTAATAAACTGCATTTCAACTCCAGAGAATACCACCTGGTTCAACAATCTTTTCATCTGATAATTGGGAAAACCGTTTTCTTCTGAGAGATGCTGCTAGAGCTGAAATTGAgcccaaagaaacaacaaagtTCAGTTCCTCTGGATTTTCCATGGAAAATTGTTTtttcactcatccaggtgacttctccGGTGTCAGGGATGAGTGATGAATGTATCTCctcaccagtgttgggaaggttacttttaaaatgtattccattacagattacagattacatgccccaaaatgtattccgtAACgaattccgttacgttactcaatgagagtaacgtattctgaatactttggattacttaatatattatcatgctttttacaactacgtgaatgtactattgctgtgtgatttattactattactgaaggtccgcgactccgaactgtagtaaagggacctctgactaatacggcggggtccctgtcggctcgtagccgaaaaatagctttactttcttgtgtgggtcaacttttcttgcgagagacagagagaggcgttgaaaggctgctccaacggaacttattgtttttggaggaaaacaggaacacggtgtacagtcgagtcttaatagcttacttacaactgggctcgtcaggctctcttcttggctgcagtggttattattatatttacatgcttccagctcccgtttttcctcgatgtcaactcgtacctttccactcccctttttctccctcctcgcgctcacagacccataacgtgtatggcagtccattctccctgcaacacggactacactgcccatgatgctacattctttagagctatacctgtagcattctgcctgttagcttagcacaacaacaacaacaacaacgaaaaggcctctctcacccaggaaacacacagtcacagagagagagagagagcgtcgccctgtaaccatggcaaccgtaaccctgccgcctggaacaacagaacgtagctgtcaaacaaaacccaaacagtcctgacccgcaacaatatgaaacaggaaagtaccgcagtgtaatccatttatttcaacaaagtaactgtattctgaataccacctttttaaacggtaactgtaacggaatacagttactcatattttgtatttcaaatacgtaacggcggtacatgtattccgttactccccaacactgctccCACTGGAAACCATTGTGTCCAGTTAAAGTCAATCGACTTTTGTAAAGGAGAGTTGTTAGATGCTGTGCTCATGAGGACAATGGTTTTTAACTTGCAGCACAACACAAAGCTGCCGTACTGGATCAACGATCAAAACACTTAATTGAGCAGAATTAGGTCAAAATGTAATATCCTCATATGATGACACATCACACATGACCAGCATTGTTCTAAGAATGCAAACTTTCTTATTGGACGTTTCCACAGCTGCCAGAAAGGGACAgatttctggctgctcttaacAAGTGCTCGTTGCTCTCGTTTTCTTTGGAATTCCTGCACAGAGGATGTAACACCCATGATAAGCACTGAGGTGCGTCCTTGTCAGCAATCAGCCATCCTCAGCTTCCAGGTTAGGAAAAGTGGAACCAGAAGATATTCAAATGCATCTCTCCACAGCTGCCGATGAATtctacaaaaaacaaagtttgttAAAAACATTTGCAGGTGAATCACCACTGATTTATCACTGACATCCATTTACTCAAAGATTACTGACAAGTGGACAACTAGAATATATAGTTTATAATTTCAACAATGTACTGTAAAAAATGGAACTTTATATGACAAACGTGGTGCTTGTGGAATTTTTAACAAGGACCCTACAAAACTTTACAGTACTCATGCTGCCAAACTTCTGACAGCTAGGTGTGCAGTTCCTGCTTTAAATGCATTCACTGTTAAGATTAAGGAATCTAAGTGATAAGAGGCCAGAAGTGTTTGAACTCGCTTATGAACCTAAATCACTGAGGCCGTCTCTCCTGCATGAAGTCCAGGTGCTGGTTTTCCAGTGTGTGCGTCTGATGCCCCAAAGCTGCCTCAGAGCTGTAACACCATCAATGGCTGCAGTATGGAACAGATGTGGGTGTGTCCTCATCTCTCAGAGTCCAAACCGTCATCAAACAGCCCTACAGACACAAAaactgtccctgtgtgttggccctgcgacagactggcgacctgtccagggtgtaccccgcctctcgccctatgacagctgggataggctccagcgccccccgcgaccctgaaaaggagaagcggaagcgaatggatggatggattaattaaatatgtcaaTAATTATTAAATGTGCCAATAATTATTGAATTAAATGAgttgtaaatatttatttaattaattattgccacatttaattaattatttaatggtgtatttattaattcattatgtcagtcctggcgttccatatcTGTGGGAGTCTGAAGGCGCTTATCTTTTGCCTGCTGTTGCCTCCCTCTTGAGGCCAAACAACGAACAGCAGGCAGCGTAAAGCGACGTGGATGTCGCGAAGGCGGAAGTTTAACGTTTTACGTTTTAGTCTGCACACGTTTGATGGCGGCGATTAAACCCGAAAAGGGCAAAACCCGGCTTTCTGTTCTTATTTGTGCTTCTTAAGTTTTTATACAGTTTATCTGACATTTAAGTCCTTCATCTACATACTGCTGCCTTCAGGCTGTAGCCATGGAAACAGGTTTGTAGCAGATTGTTTGGTCAATGCTAATCTGCTAGGCTAATATTTCCTGTAAGACAAAACGCCATAAATAAATCCGTAAGTTTTACTTTGTTGGCTTTAAAAGCGTGTCTGTGAGCAGCTGATGGTATTTACATGTGCTCCGTCTTGTTTTTCTACTTTGACTACGAAGCATTCCGCAAACAGACAAAGCGGCGTTAAATTGAATGGAGTCTGGCGGCGCTGGGATTACGTTTTATTTAAGGGAGTTAAAGGGAGTAAAGGttctggttgtttttaaatgtaattgaaTGTGTTGTTAAAGACGTTGGTACACTCATGATTAGCTTTAAGTCAGGCTGCAGAGTGTCGGCCTTTTCTGTCCTGATCACAACGTCCCAAGAAATTATTCCGATTGACAACAAACCTGATTTATCAGCTAACGTAAGTGTGTTTGAAGATGACCTGGCATGGACGCTGAAGACTGTACTCCGAGACTCGCTCTTTAATTCGGCTCTCAATAATTCATCCTTATATTAAATTTAATTTCCGAGCTGCCTGTTTAAAGTTTTCaggttgaattaaaacaatgtgCCTCTAAATTGCTTTTTTTCTAATGGAGTCTGGTATAGAAACATGCGTTCTCGTGGGTGTGTTACGTTGGCGTGTGTGTAGTGTGGATTGAATCCTTCGAGATATTATTGAGGTTTAGATTTAATGTAATTAAATAATAGAAGTTAAAAGCATGTGCTCCTGATGATCTCAGGATAATCTGTGCTGTGGGTTTGAATGTCGTGTTGCTGATTAACTCGTGTGCTTCCCGGTGCAGACGAGCAGGCCAGGAACCGTTTCCAGTTGGAGCTCGAGTTCGTCCAGTGTTTGGCGAATCCCAACTACCTGAACTGTGAGTGACTCTGTGATCAGAAACTCGCAGCTTCACATTTGCCAGAGTTTAACgtaggttttgtgtgtttgtttccagttCTGGCTCAGAGAGGCATCCTGAGGGACAGATCCTTCATCAACTACCTGAAGTACCTGCTGTACTGGAAGGAGCCTGAGTATGCCAAGTTCCTCAAGTACGGCGACGtgtttgatcctcagtttaGATGATTTTCTCTTTGAGGATAAAGTTGTGATGTTTGTAAACCCTTCTGTCAGCTGACCTCTGCTCTGTGACTCCGCCCCCTGCAGGTACCCCCACTGCCTGCACATGCTGGAGCTGCTGCAGTACGAGCACTTCAGGAAGGAGCTGGTGAACGCTCAGTGCGCCAAGTTCATCGacgagcagcagctgctgcactGGCAGCACTACTCACGAAAACGCATGCGGCTGCAGCAGGCGCTCGCTGAGCAAACGCAGGTGCAGCCACAGACGGCCCCGCCGCACGGCAATGCTGCCGCAAAATGACGACGGAGTTGGAGTGCTGCTGGGATACCGAGGTTATTTCTCCATTCACGTGAACATTAAAGACCGTGGGGGAGGAACTGAGGTGGgagctgatcagctgatgggAAGCATCAAGCTTTCAAGCTAAAATTTCTCCTGGATTTATGGATGTAACTATTTCCTGGAACTTGTCAGTCCTATGGTCTCAGCAGGAacagactgaaaacaaaaaggcaGCAGAGGTTTTCATTTAAAGTCCCGCTGCTCAGCTGCAGAGTGAGCTCCTGCCTGATGGGGGCGTGCTTTTATCTGCGGCGATCACCTGAGTGTGACTGAAGTGTTCCGGGAGAGGGGAGTGGCTCGGCCTGTTTTCATCCTTTGTTCtaataaaatgtttgaaatgtgaagagtttgtttctgtttgcgTGTTGATTAAACCAATAAAGTTATGCAGGCTTTCTTTGAGTTAGTCTGCTCAATAACAACAATGACCTACCTCCTTTTCCTAACCACTTTTCCTTGACCTGAAATATCCTGACGTGAGGGAAAGAGGAGGTGCTCTGATGCAGGTCACATGAACAAGATCTCACTTCATCACAAAGTTTCCCTCCATCGTCACTTCTACAGCAGAGCATTAAACAGTGATTCAGTGagggtaaatggtaaatggcctgtatttatatatagcactttactcgtccctaaggaccccaaagcgctttacatatccagtcatccacccattcacacactggtgatggcagctacattgtagccacagccaccctggggcgcactgacagaggcgaggctgccggacactggcgccaccgggccctctgaccaccaccagggTGGCTCATGATGTGCATTTAAAGAGGAAACTCAatatttcttttctatttttagatCCCGTTAGATTTAGATCCCGAAAACAGATCCGGTGGAAAAGAGCAGAGCAACAAGACAAAGCATCCCTGGCTGCAGAGCCTtgagcacaaacacagacagagagcccTCCTGGTCCCTCTGTTTATTGACTGAGGGTGCGTtgttacctgctgctctcaCCTGTAAGAGTGTAAGCGCGTGTTTATGACAGGACATCTAAAGCAGCGGGAACCAAAACGGATGAAGGACCGAGGACTGAACGTGCAGTGAGGAGTG of the Maylandia zebra isolate NMK-2024a linkage group LG10, Mzebra_GT3a, whole genome shotgun sequence genome contains:
- the med31 gene encoding mediator of RNA polymerase II transcription subunit 31 codes for the protein METDEQARNRFQLELEFVQCLANPNYLNFLAQRGILRDRSFINYLKYLLYWKEPEYAKFLKYPHCLHMLELLQYEHFRKELVNAQCAKFIDEQQLLHWQHYSRKRMRLQQALAEQTQVQPQTAPPHGNAAAK